Genomic window (Trichomycterus rosablanca isolate fTriRos1 chromosome 16, fTriRos1.hap1, whole genome shotgun sequence):
atatttgtgCATGTATTTACCCAGAACTGTAATTAAAACACcaagtaaaagaaagaaatactaACTAAAAATCAGCAATAGTCTGAAGTTTAAGGATCGGCCTTGCACGTGTTTCTCACACTTACAGTGAAGTTACTTGAAACTCCCAATCTGATCAATTCTTGTTTAagctgaaaagaaaaacaaacattttacaaatagttttaaaaaattttttataaaaaatgttaaGCTTTTACATACAATAAAACATTGTGAGAAATGTATtaacatattttaattaaagcatAATTGATGACAGATAAACTTACTTGGCTTGACACTAATTCCTCAATTTGAGAATCTTTCAGATTTTTCTTGGTTTTGATATTCATTCGCAGTCCGGTCGAAGGACCTGTGAAAAAAAGTACTTTAATGTACATGTGTTAAGGGAGATAATGTTGGTAAGAATGGTGAGGGTGGCAATCATGAAGGTAAAAGTGGTAAAAGCGATAAGGTTAAGTGTGGAAAAGGAGGTAGAGATAAAGATGGTAATGGTGGTAAAGGTCATAAGGTGGGTGGCATGGTATGATTGGTAAAGGAGGTTATGGTAATGAGTGTGGTAGGAGAAATTAGGGAGGTGTCAGAGGTAAGTAAGGTAAAAGTACCCAGAGTGGTATGGGAAGTAAAGTGATCAGAGGTAATGTTGGTGTTGTGGTATTGTTGGTGTgaaataacagtaaaataatattttaaaaagatttttttttcttacctgGAGTGCTTTCAGCTCATGAGAAAGAAagataaaattttaaaaagcattaaaaaacttTTACAGTAATTATTCAGATGTGAACATGCTATAATCAACTTTGTTAGGTTTGGCCATTTAGTCGAAAATAGAAACCCCAaatccaaaaatgttgggacaatatggaaacTAGTCTGCCTTCAGTCCTGACCTGCTCCAATACAAAATATGTGCAGAATTTGTGAAGAACAACCCTgtacgtgtttgcaggaaaaatgaaaCACTTAATTGTTTGGTATTCTCAgagccaaaacgtcttttaagtgtgtcaatgaatggcaacattacaaagtagtaaattatttaccatcccaactgtattttggaatgtgttgcagacctgaatgcaggaataaatatatattacaaaACGAAAGGAAACTGACCAAGAAAAACGTGAAATATCTTGtagttaaagtcaaagtaaatgtaagaaacactgactTTTTTCattatgtcccaactttttctgatttggactTGTAGAAGCagaaaacaattttttttacatttattatacttacacacacacacacacacacacacacacacacacacacaaacaaaataaaaaccattAGCTCACCACTGTAGCAGACAAAGGGGAAAGTGGCTAAACAGTTTTCATCTCTCCACCAACCAGAATCATCCACAGCTGTACAGTGTTGGTTTCTGATTTGCCCATTTAAGTTTGCACCATTATCAGGTTCTCTTGATTCTGATGGAATTTCTGGACTCCAGTATGTAAAAGTCGAGTTGCTCTGATCTGACCATAATCTGTTCCTGTACAGACCTATCCATACAGGATTGTCTCCTGAGGTGTCTAGTATTTTTTGAAGCTCAGTCTCATTTCTCACACTGGCCAAGTCTGTGTACTGTGTTCTGCAGTAACTCTGAGCGTCTTTCCAGGTCATTGATGTATAAATCCACACGTAACTGTTGTCTTTAGCTGAGAAAAACAACATGTATTAAAATATCAGCTGCAAACCAAATGTGAACAGTCAGTACAGGCATATAGAACCAAATAAATTCAAAGCACATGTGGCAAGTTGAAGCAGCAGAGCAGAAATACTTCCACTTACAAAACTATTCTTTAGGGTTTGTTTAGTCTTTATGTATTGTTAACTGTAAGTACACATCTTCAAACTACTTAATCATGTAAGCTGATAATTTATCTTACCATCATAGCAAACAAATTGTAGGTTTGTGCTACAATCCTCATCAAACCAGCCAGTCTTTTGGGCCATAGCACACAGCTGTTTTCCACCATAGTTATCAGGTTGATGGTACCACCATCTAAATTCTTTCTCTCCTTTTTTGTAAAAAGCATCGTCACTCAGAGACCATCTCCAACTCTCCAGATCATCATACAGTCCAATCCAGGCTGAACCAGAGTAGCTGTCATTTACTGTGTTAAAGGTCCTGTTCACTTCCTCCATGTTTTCAATGATTGCCAGGTCATCATAATTCTCTCTGCAGTATCTCTGTGCTTCAGTCCAGTTCTTACTCTCATCAACAAAGTGGTACTCACGGTAGGATGTTGATGGAATTGCTAGAAATGCCAAACAAAAGTGTATTTAATGGTGGCCATTTGTAGGGTCATCACAAACTGAACTAATATAAGCAATTTACCAAAAAAGAAATTTACCCAAAatttaaaccaaaaacacaCCGTGTTAATCTTAAACTGTCTCTGTCCTAACATGTAAAaactgtttcagaatgtcataaAATAAACCTATTAAATCTTGGTTTGTtttcttaattttattaaaagacatttttgtttgcattaTGTTCACTTTTTTGGCACAttatctactttttaaatgtttctgaATTGAAGGTTTGAGGTTCTTCTCTTATAGCTGTTGGAGCCCCTGCTTGACTATGATCATCAATTACCTCCTGTTTAAGTTTTTGTGTTCTTCAAAATCAATAatttcaatatttatttttttattttattactgtattattactaATTTTTCCCTCTCTCAAGCTGCACATGTAGTTCTGCTCCTGTTAAGATGCTGCTCTAGATCCTGGTTCCTTCATTAGTGAAGAACCCTGATATATTAGGAGAGAGCATTGGAAAGTGCCACATGATCCTGATGTACCATTACTGCTCTGGTTTTACTTGGTTTTATCATTAAGCTTTTTACccctggcacggtggcttagtgggtagcactgtcgcctcacaacacgaaggtcctgggttcgatccccaggtggggcggtccgggtcctttctgtgcggagtttgcatgttctccccgtgtccgcgtgggtttcccccgggtactccggtttccacccacagtccaaaaaacatgccaccaggttaattggaaacactgaattgtcctatagatacctagccgctggatgcactagtgcattgtagtgccggtcccaagcccggataaattagggagggttgtgtcaggaagggcatccggcgtaaaaactgtgccaaatcaatgagcgatcatgaggatgactcgctgtggcgacccctgaaaaaaaaaaagggaaaaagccgaaagaagaagaagaagaagaagaagatcatTAAGCTTTTTACCCCTACCACAGTTACCAATGCtgccatgaccttcttgctgtgaggcgacagtgctacccaccaagccaccatgctgcctctACTAATAATATGAAAAATTATTTGAGGGACACAGAGCAACATGGCCTAACTCACTGTCtgtgaaaaaaaaagattacattTTCTTTCCATGTCTGTATGAGTTTCCTTTAAATACTCAGGTTTTCTCTTACTtccacaaaacatgcagagggtggattggaTAGTCCTTATTGCTGTTATGTGTAAATTAGtgagtgaactgatgaatggtTGGTGCCCTGCATAGGCTGGCAACCTGTCAACCAatcaaaaagaaataaaataaacaagtcTACTCACTACTGTAGCAGAGGAACGGTAACGCTTGTCCACAGTACTCAGAGCTCCATTGTCCAGATTCACTAAATGATACAGCAGTACAGTAGTCACTCGATCCACCGTTATATGGTTGTCCTGACTTCCAGTTACTAAAAGAATAGTTGCTTTTATCTGACCAAGACCAGGTTCTATACAGGCCAATCCATGTGccaccataataataattattataataataattataattagtaATATagccataataataattattataaaaatcaaTCTGACCACTGTATTTTGATTGAAATAACATTGCTCTTAGCttttgattttctttttcatttctcaCACTGGCCAGGTCTGTGTAATGATCTCTGCAGTATCTCTGAGCTTCAGTCCAGTTCAAGTTCTTATTGACTAGGATAAAGCTTTCACTGCCATTTTCCTTCCCTGTGAGAAACCATTAAAATAATCACCATTATAAATAGAAAAGTGaaccacattatttttaaaagattattCACATGATTGATGTGCTTACCATCATAACAAAAAAATTGCAGATTATTAGAGCAAGAATTATCACGCCATATTCCATCATAGActgaaacatatacacacaaactgtTTCCATACTGGTTCCTCGGTTTCTCTATGTACCAGTTTCTAAAGCTTTTCTCTTCTTCTTTATagaaaactccatcattcagagaccatttccAGCTGTTCAAATCATCATACAGACCAATCCAGGCTAAACCATAGTAGCTTTCTTTTACTGTCTTAAGGAGTCTCTTCATATCTTCCACGTTATTAATGGTAGCCAGGTCAGTATAAACATCTCTGCAGTGTTTCTGTGCTTCACTCCAGGTCTTGTTCTCATTAACAAAGTAATACTGATGGTTGGTACATGAGTATCCAGTGCTGAGTTCTTCAaagtaataaaagaataaaaacataaaaagaattttaaatggagtaatacagttgtagaAATGTATAGATCATGTTAATTGTGTAAATAAGCATCTTTAAATAAGCATCATGAGCATTTTCTAATTGTTTTTGTGAATAATGTATGTTCTtctaataaagtaataatgaaTGTTGTTTTCTCTGGCCAGATGAGTCCACCCTGATTATTATACTGCAAAGTTTGATAGCCAGGTTCCTGAGGTTACTCAGCCAGGATCATGAGTAGCTTGCACATCTGTAAAGGCACCCAAGTCTTTTTTGAAGAAGTCCTTGTCCCttgaaaatgtgtggtgcaATGTGAAACATCAGAGACTACTCATTAGCTAGTgttacatcaagcaagaattaCAAAAAGAGTTATTACTAGTGAAAAAATAATACCACATGAAGGTCCTCCAGTCAAAAATCACATCTAACTCCCAGACATAATTTTAAAGTCTGACAGTTAAAGTTTCAAACACTTTTAGTATGTTCTAATTTACAGAACTAAAACtatttcagtccagcagtaaatGTTGTAGGATGgaataaaactaaaactagAACTGTTGTACTTTTAATCTtcattgttttataaaaaaaaaaaaaaaaaacatgatgtaGTTTCAATGTactaaactatatatttaccAATAACAACTACAACATTCTAATCAATTACATAACATGttacatataaatgtaaaatacccAGATGATAAATTAATAAAGCTTAATTTGTGTCAAAAGAAAAAATGTGGGAGTATCTGTGGGCGAGGACCATGCatggggtgagaagaggagggttgTACATGCgtcggaagaggcatgtacagcAACGTGcgctcctcggatgcaatcgggtatcacTCAACAGCAGAGGACAAAAAATTGACTAaattaggaggaaaatggggagaaaattcattaaaaacagcaatgggtatcaaataaaaaaaaaaactcactatTGTAGCAGACAAAAGGGAGCCGAGCTAAGCAGTTTTCATCTCTCCACCGGCCTGAATTCCTCAGAGATACAGCAGTACAGAGTTGATTGCCATTATCTATAGCATAATATAATCCATCGTCTGGTTGTTCAGGGAATGAAGGGGTTGCTGGTTTCCAGTGTTCATACAAGGAATTGTCCCGGTCAGACCACAATCTTTTCCTGTAGAGACCAATCCAAGAACCATAGCCTCTTATCAGATTAAGGATATGTTCATTATCTTCTTGGGTTTTTACACTGGCCAGGTCTGTGTAGTACTGTCTGCAGTAATTCTGAGCTTCTGTCCAAGTCATGTACTGGTTAATCCAGATGTAATATTTTGTGGGATTTTTTCCTGAAATAGAAGATTACTGTGCTTAACAGAACCTGCACAAAAAGTTGCAATTTActttaaagtacatttattaaatattctcACCATTAAAGCAAACAAACGGTGAATTGTTGTTACAGTCTTCATCAAACCATGTACCATCATCTCTCATCATCACACACAGCTGATTACCATCATAGTTATCAGGTTGATGGTCCCACCCTCTAAAATCCTTCTCTCCTTCCTTATAGAAAGCAGCATCATCCAGAGACCATCTCCAACTCTCCAGATCATCATACAGTCCAATCCAGGCTAAACCAGAGTAGCTGCCATTTACCGTATCAATGAGCATGCTCATATCCTCCACATTATTAATGGTAGCCAGGTCAGTATAATTCTCTCTGCAGTACAGCTGTGCTTTCGTCCAGGTCATGTTCTCATTAATAAAGTGATACTGATACGATGTTGATGAGATTGCTGGTAATCATAAGAAAAAAGTCTTAAAAGTGGTGATTGCAAATGTTTTCATTTCTCTTGCTGTAGATGTTTTTGCAGTGCTGTAGATGTTTTTGCTCCTCACCCAATTTCTTCTATTCTTGCCAATTTGTAACATTTAATGCTTCAGGTTATTCAActaatttaatg
Coding sequences:
- the LOC134330825 gene encoding macrophage mannose receptor 1-like produces the protein MFQLLLLLGFYTLSISSIHQYHFINENKTWAEAQKYCRENYADLATVHDDKEQLDLTNKVWDSQRTWIGLYDDLNSWKWSLNDDDFYKEGEKSFNNWYINKPRNSGGKDLCVYYNVNYASWWESDCSYGRPFLCYDGKVNASQKYKLFYDYKNWTEAQRYCREHHTDLASITNETENQNIRSVLVSYYTYDVWIGLYRTRSWSDKSNSSFSDWEPGQPDNAGDTEYCTAVDISLNGTWRDENCNQEISFFCYSTTISSTSYQYHFINENMTWTKAQLYCRENYTDLATINNVEDMSMLIDTVNGSYSGLAWIGLYDDLESWRWSLDDAAFYKEGEKDFRGWDHQPDNYDGNQLCVMMRDDGTWFDEDCNNNSPFVCFNGKNPTKYYIWINQYMTWTEAQNYCRQYYTDLASVKTQEDNEHILNLIRGYGSWIGLYRKRLWSDRDNSLYEHWKPATPSFPEQPDDGLYYAIDNGNQLCTAVSLRNSGRWRDENCLARLPFVCYNKLSTGYSCTNHQYYFVNENKTWSEAQKHCRDVYTDLATINNVEDMKRLLKTVKESYYGLAWIGLYDDLNSWKWSLNDGVFYKEEEKSFRNWYIEKPRNQYGNSLCVYVSVYDGIWRDNSCSNNLQFFCYDGKENGSESFILVNKNLNWTEAQRYCRDHYTDLASVRNEKENQKLRAMLFQSKYSGQIDFYNNYYYGYITNYNYYYNNYYYGGTWIGLYRTWSWSDKSNYSFSNWKSGQPYNGGSSDYCTAVSFSESGQWSSEYCGQALPFLCYTIPSTSYREYHFVDESKNWTEAQRYCRENYDDLAIIENMEEVNRTFNTVNDSYSGSAWIGLYDDLESWRWSLSDDAFYKKGEKEFRWWYHQPDNYGGKQLCAMAQKTGWFDEDCSTNLQFVCYDAKDNSYVWIYTSMTWKDAQSYCRTQYTDLASVRNETELQKILDTSGDNPVWIGLYRNRLWSDQSNSTFTYWSPEIPSESREPDNGANLNGQIRNQHCTAVDDSGWWRDENCLATFPFVCYILFFTGPSTGLRMNIKTKKNLKDSQIEELVSSQLKQELIRLGVSSNFTVSVRNTCKADP